Proteins found in one Quercus robur chromosome 2, dhQueRobu3.1, whole genome shotgun sequence genomic segment:
- the LOC126713398 gene encoding bifunctional aspartate aminotransferase and glutamate/aspartate-prephenate aminotransferase-like yields MANSLQTSSSTTTARLSLRSPSSDSGLDSGLRSISFPLKSLKLLTRQVVIKQANKSRRTTELVVKAMEVDISLSPRVNSVKPSKTVAITDQATALVQAGVPVIRLAAGEPDFDTPAPIAEAGKNAIREGYTRYTPNAGTVEIRQAICNKLKEENGISYTPDQILVSNGAKQSIVQAVMAVCSPGDEVIIPAPFWVSYPEMARLADAKPVILPTHISENFLLDPKVLESKLTEKSRLLILCSPSNPTGSVYPKRLLEEIAQVVAKHPRLLVLSDEIYEHIIYAPATHTSFASLPGMWERTLTVNGFSKAFAMTGWRLGYLAGPKHFVSACGKIQSQFTSGASSIAQKAGVAALGLGYAGGEAVSIMVKAFRERRDFLVKSFGELEGVKISEPKGAFYLFIDFSSYYGTEAEGFGKIENSESLCRYLLDEGQVALVPGDAFGDDSCIRISYAASLTTLQAAVERIKKALLLLRRAVPV; encoded by the exons ATGGCTAATTCACTCCAAACTTCTTCATCCACCACCACTGCTCGTCTAAGCCTCAGATCCCCGTCATCTGATTCGGGTTTGGATTCGGGTCTCAGATCCATATCATTTCCTCTCAA GTCATTGAAATTGTTGACAAGACAAGTAGTAATAAAACAAGCGAATAAAAGTAGAAGAACAACAGAGTTAGTAGTAAAAGCAATGGAAGTAGATATCTCTCTAAGCCCAAGAGTAAATTCGGTCAAGCCTTCCAAAACGGTGGCCATAACCGACCAGGCCACAGCTCTCGTACAAGCTGGTGTCCCTGTTATTCGCTTAGCTGCTGGTGAACCCGATTTCGATACTCCTGCTCCTATTGCTGAG GCTGGGAAAAATGCGATTCGTGAAGGATACACGAGGTACACTCCCAATGCGGGGACTGTAGAAATCCGCCAAGCCATTTGTAATAAACTCAAGG AGGAGAATGGGATCTCATACACGCCCGATCAGATTTTGGTTAGCAATGGAGCCAAGCAGAGTATTGTACAAGCAGTCATGGCAGTTTGTTCTCCCGGAGATGAG GTTATAATTCCAGCTCCATTTTGGGTGAGTTACCCAGAAATGGCAAGGCTGGCTGATGCAAAACCTGTGATTCTTCCAACGCACATCTCcgaaaattttcttttggatcCAAAGGTCCTTGAATCCAAACTGACCGAAAAGTCAAGACTGCTTATTCTTTGTTCTCCATCCAACCCAACAGGATCTGTTTATCCCAAGAGATTGCTGGAAGAGATTGCTCAAGTCGTAGCAAAGCATCCCCGGCTTCTG GTGTTGTCTGATGAAATTTATGAACACATAATTTATGCTCCAGCAACTCACACAAGCTTCGCTTCTTTGCCAGGCATGTGGGAGAGGACTTTGACAGTCAATGGATTTTCTAAG GCCTTTGCGATGACTGGTTGGAGACTTGGTTATCTTGCTGGTCCAAAACACTTTGTGTCGGCATGCGGAAAAATCCAGAGTCAG TTCACTTCAGGTGCTAGTAGTATAGCACAGAAAGCAGGAGTTGCTGCGCTAGGACTGGGATATGCTGGTGGGGAAGCTGTTTCTATCATGGTAAAAGCATTCAGGGAGCGGCGTGATTTCTTGGTTAAAAGCTTTGGAGAATTGGAAGGTGTTAAGATATCAGAACCCAAG GGAGCTTTCTATCTCTTCATCGATTTCAGCTCTTACTATGGAACTGAGGCTGAAGGATTTGGTAAAATTGAGAATTCAGAGTCCCTCTGCCGATATTTGCTGGATGAGGGTCAG GTTGCGCTAGTCCCAGGGGATGCATTTGGGGATGACAGCTGCATCCGTATTTCTTATGCAGCGTCCCTCACAACCCTTCAGGCAGCTGTGGAGAGAATTAAGAAAGCACTTCTCCTTCTCAGGCGAGCTGTCCCTGTTTGA
- the LOC126713399 gene encoding protein NEN4-like has product MEAYNSGKEGMIEIVFFDLETNMPNRAGQRFWVLEFGAIVVCPQKLVELESYSTLIRPKDLSVVSLKSSRCDGITRAAVANAPSFEQVADKIFSILNGRVWAGHNIQRFDCIRIKEAFADIGRPAPEPVGMIDSLGVLTEKFGRRSGNMKMASLATYFGLGQQKHRSLDDVRMNLEVLKHCATVLFLESSLPNVLNGKWQGSPTIMTRSRTNGKLQCREEASQKSPQISSIGYQKSVPYTRGSLRKVTERV; this is encoded by the exons ATGGAGGCTTATAACTCAGGAAAAGAAGGCATGATAGAGATTGTGTTCTTTGACTTGGAAACAAATATGCCCAATAGAGCTGGGCAACGTTTCTGGGTATTGGAGTTTGGTGCAATTGTGGTTTGTCCCCAGAAACTTGTTGAACTAGAGAGCTATAGCACGCTGATAAGGCCCAAAGATTTGTCTGTGGTTTCTTTGAAGTCAAGTCGATGTGATGGGATAACAAGGGCAGCTGTTGCGAATGCACCAAGCTTTGAACAAGTTGCTGACAAGATATTCAGCATTTTGAATGGTAGGGTGTGGGCAGGCCACAACATTCAAAGATTCGATTGCATTCGTATTAAAGAGGCCTTTGCTGATATTGGCAGGCCTGCACCAGAACCTGTTGGAATGATTGATTCTTTAGGGGTCTTAACTGAAAAGTTTGGCAGAAGATCTGGCAATATGAAG ATGGCATCGTTGGCTACATACTTTGGGCTTGGGCAGCAAAAGCACAG GAGCCTTGATGATGTCCGAATGAACTTGGAGGTCCTCAAGCATTGTGCAACAGTGCTATTCTTG GAATCAAGTCTCCCAAACGTATTGAACGGCAAGTGGCAAGGCTCTCCAACAATTATGACAAGAAGTAGAACAAACGGAAAATTGCAATGCAGAGAAGAAGCTAGCCAGAAATCTCCCCAAATTAGTTCTATTGGATATCAGAAATCGGTTCCCTATACAAGAGGAAGTTTGCGAAAG GTGACAGAGAGAGTATGA